In the candidate division WWE3 bacterium genome, one interval contains:
- a CDS encoding four helix bundle suffix domain-containing protein, giving the protein MNPIKNLLTYRYSEIIYDLTVSFLSYLSYLGRLNIPTHRTAEQMLHAARSSKQNIVEGVAEICSLKGQLKLLGISYASYEELIADLEDFLRILKLRIYPKTDPRVKNFQQIGYRLSNISNLSNLGNLIEKPILPKDPEEAANFLLTLCHIETYLLKKQIEAAETKFAKEGGYTENLFKKRLEYRSQNRP; this is encoded by the coding sequence ATGAACCCTATTAAAAACCTGTTAACCTACAGGTACAGCGAAATTATTTACGATTTAACCGTAAGTTTCTTAAGTTACTTAAGCTACTTAGGCCGCTTAAACATTCCCACCCACAGAACCGCGGAACAAATGCTGCACGCCGCGCGGAGTAGCAAACAAAACATAGTAGAGGGAGTGGCCGAAATTTGCTCTCTTAAAGGGCAGCTAAAACTTTTAGGAATTTCGTACGCCTCTTACGAAGAGCTAATCGCTGATTTGGAGGATTTTTTACGGATTTTAAAACTTAGAATTTACCCCAAAACTGACCCCCGAGTAAAAAACTTCCAACAAATCGGTTACCGATTAAGTAACATAAGCAACCTAAGTAACTTAGGAAACTTAATCGAAAAACCGATATTACCCAAGGATCCCGAAGAAGCGGCAAACTTTTTATTAACGCTGTGCCATATAGAAACTTACCTGCTTAAAAAGCAAATTGAAGCGGCCGAAACTAAGTTTGCTAAGGAGGGTGGTTACACCGAAAATCTGTTTAAAAAAAGATTGGAATATCGCAGCCAAAACAGGCCGTAG